The proteins below are encoded in one region of Paenacidovorax monticola:
- a CDS encoding tripartite tricarboxylate transporter substrate binding protein, with protein MKFNIKRRLALIHQAQAAIALVAMSLPLHAQTWPEKPIKLVVPYPAGGNADNTARLLATQLSERLGQQVVVDNRPGGGGTIGAAAVAKAQPDGYTLLLDATAFTVNPSLFAKLSFDAGKDFTPISLVMQAPLLLVVPAASPFKTVADLMQGAKSRPGQLTYASAGNGGAQHLAGELFKQGAKVSITHIPYRGGAPALTDLIGGQVDLMFSATTASGPFVKGGKLRALAITSAQRVPGWEKVPTVAESGLPDFQVNEWNGLFAPAGTPKPIVDRLEAETRAIVASPAMQQRFAELGVQGVGSSAQEFKAFVQSETAKWAGVIRKSGIRMD; from the coding sequence ATGAAATTCAATATAAAACGCCGCCTGGCCCTTATCCATCAGGCGCAAGCAGCTATCGCTTTGGTAGCAATGAGCCTGCCCCTGCACGCCCAGACATGGCCCGAAAAGCCCATCAAGCTTGTCGTGCCGTACCCCGCGGGCGGCAATGCCGACAACACCGCGCGCCTCCTGGCCACGCAGCTCTCCGAGCGCCTGGGCCAGCAGGTGGTGGTGGACAACCGCCCCGGCGGCGGCGGCACCATCGGCGCCGCCGCCGTGGCCAAGGCGCAGCCCGACGGCTACACGCTGCTGCTCGATGCCACGGCGTTCACCGTGAACCCCAGCCTGTTCGCCAAGCTGTCGTTCGACGCGGGCAAGGACTTCACGCCCATCTCGCTCGTCATGCAGGCGCCGCTGCTGCTGGTGGTGCCCGCCGCATCGCCCTTCAAGACCGTGGCCGACCTGATGCAGGGCGCCAAGTCCCGGCCGGGCCAGCTCACCTATGCCTCGGCCGGCAACGGCGGCGCGCAGCACCTGGCGGGCGAACTGTTCAAGCAGGGCGCGAAGGTGTCGATCACGCACATCCCGTACCGCGGTGGCGCGCCCGCGCTCACCGACCTGATTGGCGGGCAGGTGGACCTGATGTTCAGCGCCACCACGGCCAGCGGTCCCTTCGTCAAGGGCGGCAAGCTGCGCGCGCTGGCCATCACCTCGGCCCAGCGTGTGCCGGGCTGGGAGAAGGTCCCCACGGTAGCCGAATCGGGCCTGCCAGACTTCCAGGTCAACGAATGGAATGGCCTGTTCGCGCCCGCGGGCACGCCCAAACCCATCGTGGACCGCCTGGAGGCCGAGACCCGCGCCATCGTCGCCAGCCCGGCCATGCAGCAACGCTTTGCCGAGCTAGGCGTGCAGGGCGTGGGCTCGAGCGCGCAGGAGTTCAAGGCGTTCGTGCAATCCGAAACGGCCAAATGGGCCGGCGTGATCCGCAAGAGCGGCATCCGCATGGACTGA
- a CDS encoding NAD(P)-dependent oxidoreductase, with translation MSRPTILITAADLAPQALALLTDYHIVYAGKTPSEDDVVALCREHNPVAIIVRYSKVGAAAMDAAPALKVISKHGSGTDTIDKVAAKERGIEVVAAVGANAAAVAEQALALLLACAKSVPQLNERMHAGHWDKATHKSLELGGRTIGLIGLGAIGLRFAKMVDALGMRVLGFDPFAKNLPDFVQPADLETIWRESDAISLHCPLTDDNRGLLGAETLARCKKGVIVVNTARGGLIDEAALLAAVQSGQVRMAGLDSFAVEPMTAGHPFQHQPGFILSPHIGGVTSDAYVNMGLGAARNALAVLGR, from the coding sequence GTGAGCCGCCCCACCATCCTCATCACGGCCGCCGACCTGGCGCCCCAGGCGCTCGCGCTGCTGACTGACTACCACATCGTCTACGCGGGCAAGACGCCGAGCGAGGACGACGTCGTCGCCCTGTGCCGCGAGCACAACCCCGTGGCCATCATCGTGCGCTACAGCAAGGTGGGCGCGGCCGCCATGGACGCGGCGCCCGCGCTCAAGGTCATCTCCAAGCACGGCAGCGGCACGGACACCATCGACAAGGTGGCGGCCAAGGAGCGCGGCATCGAGGTGGTGGCCGCCGTGGGCGCCAATGCGGCGGCGGTGGCCGAGCAGGCCCTGGCGCTGCTGCTGGCCTGCGCCAAGTCGGTGCCGCAGCTCAACGAGCGCATGCACGCCGGCCACTGGGACAAGGCCACGCACAAGAGCCTGGAGCTGGGCGGCCGCACCATCGGCCTCATCGGCCTGGGCGCCATCGGCCTGCGCTTCGCCAAGATGGTGGACGCTTTGGGCATGCGCGTGCTCGGCTTCGACCCCTTCGCCAAGAACCTGCCGGACTTCGTGCAGCCCGCCGACCTGGAAACGATCTGGCGCGAAAGCGACGCGATTTCGCTGCACTGCCCGCTGACCGACGACAACCGCGGCCTGCTGGGTGCCGAGACGCTCGCGCGCTGCAAGAAGGGCGTGATCGTGGTCAACACCGCGCGCGGCGGCCTGATCGACGAGGCCGCGCTGCTCGCCGCCGTGCAAAGCGGCCAGGTGCGCATGGCGGGGCTGGACAGCTTCGCCGTCGAGCCCATGACCGCCGGCCACCCGTTCCAGCACCAGCCGGGCTTCATCCTGAGCCCGCACATCGGCGGCGTGACCAGCGACGCCTACGTGAACATGGGCCTGGGCGCGGCGCGCAATGCGCTGGCGGTGCTGGGCCGCTGA
- a CDS encoding RraA family protein gives MSQLPEIIRDIERVSADVVAQAATFQAAILADVAGRRGTMHARVAPVHERMQLAGPAFTVEVRPGDNLMIHAAIALAQPGDILVIDGKGDQTAALMGTLMMSACKKLRLGGVIVDGAIRDKLELLELDFPVFSAGFNPAGPTKFVPGRINHPISCGGATVNPGDLVVGDADGVTVIERAKAPAMMALAVKKVADEAARIEAIARGDTASKWLPAALRAAGVLKEGEAL, from the coding sequence ATGAGCCAACTCCCCGAAATCATCCGTGACATCGAGCGCGTGAGCGCCGACGTCGTTGCCCAAGCCGCCACCTTCCAGGCCGCCATCCTCGCCGACGTGGCGGGCCGTCGCGGCACCATGCACGCCCGCGTGGCGCCCGTGCACGAGCGCATGCAGCTCGCGGGCCCGGCCTTCACCGTCGAGGTGCGCCCTGGCGACAACCTGATGATCCACGCCGCCATCGCGCTGGCCCAGCCCGGCGACATCCTGGTGATCGACGGCAAGGGCGACCAGACCGCCGCCCTCATGGGCACTTTGATGATGAGCGCCTGCAAGAAGCTGCGCCTGGGCGGCGTGATCGTGGACGGCGCCATCCGCGACAAGCTTGAACTGCTGGAGCTGGACTTCCCCGTGTTCAGCGCGGGCTTCAACCCCGCCGGCCCGACCAAGTTCGTGCCCGGCCGCATCAACCACCCCATCTCCTGCGGCGGCGCCACGGTGAACCCCGGCGACCTCGTGGTGGGCGATGCCGACGGCGTGACCGTGATCGAGCGTGCCAAGGCGCCCGCGATGATGGCCCTGGCCGTGAAGAAGGTGGCCGACGAGGCCGCGCGCATCGAGGCCATTGCCCGTGGCGACACGGCATCGAAGTGGCTGCCCGCCGCGCTGCGCGCCGCTGGCGTGCTCAAAGAAGGAGAAGCACTGTGA
- a CDS encoding Bug family tripartite tricarboxylate transporter substrate binding protein produces the protein MTETTTFLSPAGPSRRSVLAAAGAALLGPVLAAPALAQGDWPAGRVITWVVPYPPGGSTDVLGRNVAQRIGTALSTNVIVDNKAGATGTIGAAFVAKAAPDGYTLLGTSIGPQAIAPHLMGKLPYDHIAAFEPVVTIGTIPHILVVGVNQPFKSVADLLAAAKAQPGKLAFASGGNGTILQMQGELLQQQTGARFIHVPYKGDTPALQDTLAEQVQFMFAPAAAALPHVQAGKLRALAVTSAQRLKALPAVPTMGEAGMKDFVVEQWQAVFAPARTPTAVVQRLNRAINEALKDPAVVALADKLGVTLVGGTPQQLGDLQKADSAKWAKVIKDGNIKAE, from the coding sequence ATGACCGAAACCACTACCTTTCTTTCACCTGCCGGCCCGTCGCGCCGCAGCGTGCTGGCGGCTGCCGGCGCCGCTCTGCTGGGCCCCGTGCTGGCCGCCCCCGCGCTGGCGCAGGGCGACTGGCCTGCCGGCCGGGTCATCACCTGGGTGGTGCCCTACCCACCGGGCGGCAGCACCGACGTGCTGGGCCGCAATGTGGCGCAGCGCATCGGCACGGCGCTGTCCACCAATGTGATCGTGGACAACAAGGCCGGCGCCACCGGCACCATCGGCGCCGCGTTCGTCGCCAAGGCCGCGCCCGACGGCTATACGCTGCTGGGTACCTCCATCGGCCCGCAGGCGATCGCGCCGCACCTGATGGGCAAGCTGCCGTACGACCACATCGCGGCCTTCGAGCCCGTGGTCACCATCGGCACCATTCCGCACATCCTGGTGGTGGGTGTGAACCAGCCGTTCAAGTCCGTGGCCGACCTGCTGGCGGCTGCCAAGGCACAGCCGGGCAAGCTCGCGTTCGCCTCGGGCGGCAACGGCACCATCCTGCAGATGCAGGGCGAGCTGCTGCAGCAGCAGACGGGCGCGCGCTTCATCCACGTGCCCTACAAGGGCGACACGCCGGCACTGCAGGACACGCTGGCCGAGCAGGTGCAGTTCATGTTCGCGCCGGCCGCCGCCGCGCTGCCGCACGTGCAGGCCGGCAAGCTGCGCGCTCTGGCCGTCACGTCCGCTCAGCGCCTCAAGGCCTTGCCCGCTGTGCCCACGATGGGCGAAGCCGGCATGAAGGACTTCGTGGTCGAGCAATGGCAGGCCGTGTTCGCGCCCGCCAGGACGCCCACCGCCGTGGTGCAGCGCCTGAACCGGGCCATCAACGAGGCCCTCAAGGACCCTGCCGTGGTGGCCCTGGCCGACAAGCTGGGCGTGACGCTGGTAGGCGGCACGCCCCAGCAGCTCGGCGACCTGCAGAAGGCCGATTCCGCCAAGTGGGCCAAGGTCATCAAGGACGGAAACATCAAGGCCGAGTGA
- a CDS encoding tripartite tricarboxylate transporter substrate binding protein, whose product MPSFTLPRSLPPRLSLHLGAAVLGLVAAAAPAAGMAQAAFPSKPIRLIVPFPPGGGTDMIARTVAQKVADLNKWSVIVDNRPGAGGNLGVDAAAKSAPDGYTLVMGQTSNLAINPTLYTKLPYDPLKDLTPVALVSSSPIVMAVPVNSPFKTFADVVAASKGKPEAVTLGYSGNGTVAHLAGELAENAAGIKLRHIPYKGAAQAMTDLVGGQIDLYMSSVPTLLGQVRNGKLRAIAITSAKRAGQLPDTPTLAESGYKGFDAVTWFGILAPAGTPAPIVAQLNKAINQALVLPDVAEKLRSEGGEVLGGTPEQFGQLLRAEVPRWGKIVKDSGASLD is encoded by the coding sequence ATGCCCTCTTTCACGCTCCCGCGTTCCTTGCCCCCGCGCCTGTCCTTGCACCTGGGCGCCGCCGTGCTGGGCCTCGTGGCCGCCGCCGCGCCCGCTGCCGGGATGGCGCAGGCCGCCTTTCCCTCGAAGCCGATCCGGCTGATCGTGCCGTTCCCGCCAGGCGGCGGCACCGACATGATCGCGCGCACCGTGGCGCAGAAGGTGGCCGATCTCAACAAGTGGAGCGTGATCGTTGACAACCGCCCCGGCGCGGGCGGCAACCTCGGCGTGGACGCCGCCGCCAAGTCGGCGCCCGACGGCTACACGCTGGTGATGGGCCAGACGAGCAACCTCGCGATCAATCCCACGCTCTACACCAAGCTGCCGTACGACCCGCTCAAGGATCTCACGCCCGTGGCGCTCGTGTCGTCCTCGCCCATCGTGATGGCCGTGCCGGTGAATTCGCCCTTCAAGACCTTCGCCGACGTGGTGGCGGCCTCCAAGGGCAAGCCCGAAGCGGTCACCCTGGGCTACTCGGGCAACGGCACGGTGGCGCACCTGGCAGGCGAGCTGGCCGAGAACGCGGCGGGCATCAAGCTGCGCCATATTCCCTACAAGGGCGCGGCCCAGGCCATGACGGACCTGGTGGGCGGGCAGATCGACCTGTACATGTCCTCGGTGCCCACGCTGCTGGGGCAGGTGCGCAACGGCAAGCTGCGCGCCATCGCCATCACCTCGGCCAAGCGCGCGGGCCAGTTGCCCGACACGCCGACGCTGGCCGAGTCGGGCTACAAGGGCTTCGATGCCGTGACCTGGTTCGGCATCCTCGCGCCCGCCGGCACGCCCGCACCCATCGTGGCCCAGCTCAACAAGGCCATCAACCAGGCCCTGGTGCTGCCCGACGTGGCGGAGAAGCTGCGCTCCGAGGGCGGCGAGGTGCTGGGCGGCACGCCCGAGCAGTTCGGCCAGCTGCTGCGCGCCGAAGTGCCGCGCTGGGGCAAGATCGTCAAGGACTCGGGCGCGAGCCTGGACTGA
- a CDS encoding peroxidase-related enzyme (This protein belongs to a clade of uncharacterized proteins related to peroxidases such as the alkylhydroperoxidase AhpD.) produces MARYPFPDLNTLPDDIRTRILEVQEKAGFIPNVFLAFARRPAEWRAFFAYHDALMLKEEGSLTKGEREMIVTATSAANQCLYCVVAHGAILRIYEKKPLIADQVAVNHRKADISPRERAMLDFAMKVCLKAQEIEDADFAALHPHGFDDEDIWDIAAITAFFGLSNRMANFAGMQPNPEFYLMGRVPKAKPAA; encoded by the coding sequence GTGGCCCGCTACCCCTTCCCCGACCTGAACACCCTGCCCGACGACATCCGCACCCGCATCCTGGAGGTGCAGGAGAAAGCCGGCTTCATCCCCAACGTGTTCCTGGCCTTCGCGCGGCGTCCGGCCGAGTGGCGCGCCTTCTTCGCCTACCACGACGCGCTCATGCTCAAGGAGGAAGGCAGCCTCACCAAGGGCGAACGCGAGATGATCGTCACCGCCACGAGCGCGGCCAACCAGTGCCTGTACTGCGTGGTGGCGCACGGCGCCATCCTGCGCATCTACGAGAAGAAGCCGCTCATCGCCGACCAGGTGGCCGTGAACCACCGCAAGGCCGACATCAGCCCGCGCGAGCGCGCCATGCTCGACTTCGCGATGAAGGTCTGCCTGAAGGCGCAGGAGATCGAGGACGCCGACTTCGCGGCCCTGCACCCCCACGGCTTCGACGACGAGGACATCTGGGATATCGCGGCCATCACCGCGTTCTTCGGCCTGTCGAACCGCATGGCCAACTTCGCGGGCATGCAGCCCAACCCCGAGTTCTACCTGATGGGCCGCGTGCCCAAGGCCAAGCCGGCCGCCTGA
- a CDS encoding acyl-CoA thioesterase, which translates to MRIEIPEQKKLVYEMRFPVRWGDMDAMGHVNNTVYFRYLETARIEWMVSVGCNPDPRGQGPVIVNAFCNFYRQLEFPADVLLKLYVSDPGRTTFETWGTMERADRPGEICAAGGGTTIWVDFPQQKAMTLPDWMRALVT; encoded by the coding sequence ATGAGAATCGAGATTCCCGAGCAGAAGAAGCTGGTCTACGAGATGCGCTTTCCCGTGCGCTGGGGCGACATGGACGCCATGGGCCATGTGAACAACACGGTGTACTTTCGCTACCTCGAAACGGCGCGCATCGAGTGGATGGTGTCGGTGGGCTGCAACCCCGACCCGCGTGGCCAGGGGCCCGTGATCGTCAATGCGTTCTGCAACTTCTACCGCCAACTGGAGTTTCCGGCCGATGTGCTGCTCAAGCTCTACGTGAGCGACCCGGGCCGCACCACGTTCGAGACCTGGGGCACCATGGAGCGGGCGGACCGGCCCGGCGAGATCTGCGCGGCCGGCGGCGGCACCACGATCTGGGTCGATTTTCCGCAGCAGAAGGCCATGACGCTGCCCGACTGGATGCGGGCGCTGGTGACCTAG
- a CDS encoding DMT family transporter → MVSRSEAAHHPGVTTGILAGLGAGALWGLSFVAPRMLGGFAALDVTAGRFITYGIVALAMMGWGLRTRALPTGRQALAALGLSVLGFTGYYLLLVLAIRDMGVALPALIIGTIPIWVMVLGKPQGLRWVALLPGLVLTVAGLVLMADLHGGDAAAGQAPAAHFGRGLAFAAGALVSWTLFALLNAAWLRRHPEVRAGDWANWLGVATGLGGLLLWLAVGTPAARLAATPGVGWFVLLSFAIGFGSSWLATLLWNTASQRLSASLCGQLIVSETLFAILYAFLWDAQWPTAAQWAAVVLFTLGIMASIKAHR, encoded by the coding sequence ATGGTTTCGCGGTCTGAGGCGGCACACCACCCGGGCGTCACCACGGGCATCCTCGCGGGGCTGGGCGCGGGCGCGCTCTGGGGGCTGTCGTTCGTCGCGCCGCGCATGCTGGGCGGCTTCGCGGCGCTGGACGTGACGGCCGGGCGTTTCATCACCTATGGCATCGTGGCCCTGGCCATGATGGGCTGGGGTCTGCGCACGCGCGCGCTGCCCACCGGGCGCCAGGCGCTCGCGGCGCTGGGCCTGAGCGTGCTGGGCTTCACGGGCTACTACCTGCTGCTGGTGCTTGCCATCCGCGACATGGGTGTGGCGTTGCCCGCGCTCATCATCGGCACCATTCCCATCTGGGTCATGGTGCTGGGCAAGCCCCAGGGGCTGCGCTGGGTGGCTTTGCTGCCAGGCCTCGTGCTCACGGTGGCGGGGCTGGTGCTCATGGCCGACCTGCATGGCGGCGATGCCGCGGCGGGCCAGGCGCCGGCGGCCCACTTCGGGCGCGGGCTCGCATTCGCCGCTGGCGCGCTCGTGAGCTGGACCCTGTTCGCGCTGCTCAACGCCGCCTGGCTGCGGCGCCACCCCGAGGTGCGGGCCGGCGACTGGGCCAATTGGCTTGGCGTGGCCACGGGCCTGGGCGGGCTGCTGCTGTGGCTTGCCGTGGGCACGCCCGCGGCCCGGCTGGCCGCCACGCCGGGCGTGGGCTGGTTCGTGCTGCTGAGTTTCGCGATCGGCTTTGGTTCGAGCTGGCTCGCCACCCTGCTGTGGAACACGGCGAGCCAGCGTCTGTCGGCCAGCCTGTGCGGCCAGCTCATCGTGAGCGAGACGCTGTTCGCGATCCTCTATGCATTCCTTTGGGATGCCCAATGGCCCACGGCCGCGCAATGGGCGGCCGTGGTGCTCTTCACGCTGGGCATCATGGCATCGATCAAGGCACACCGATGA
- a CDS encoding SDR family oxidoreductase, whose amino-acid sequence MSYTIDLSGRVALVTGASSGLGAQFARTLARAGAGVVLASRRVEKLKDLRARIEGEGGDAHVVELDVTDMGSIKAAVAHAETEMGSIDILVNNSGVSTTQRLQDVTEADYDFIFDTNTKGAFFVAQEVARRMLARSRGDAPGSFTGGRIINIASMAGIKVLPQIGAYCMSKAAVVQMTRAMALEWGRFGINVNALCPGYIDTEINHHHWETEQGQKLMAMLPRKRVGQPQDLDALIVMLASDQSHFVNGAVIAADDGFAV is encoded by the coding sequence ATGTCATACACCATCGACCTGTCCGGCCGCGTAGCCCTGGTGACGGGCGCCTCCAGCGGCCTGGGCGCTCAGTTCGCGCGCACCCTCGCGCGCGCCGGTGCCGGCGTGGTGCTGGCGAGCCGCCGCGTGGAAAAGCTCAAGGACCTGCGCGCGCGCATCGAGGGCGAGGGCGGCGACGCGCATGTGGTGGAGCTCGACGTGACCGATATGGGCTCGATCAAGGCCGCCGTGGCCCATGCCGAGACGGAGATGGGCTCCATCGACATCCTCGTGAACAACTCGGGCGTTTCCACCACGCAGCGGCTGCAGGACGTCACCGAGGCCGACTACGACTTCATCTTCGACACCAACACCAAGGGTGCGTTCTTCGTTGCGCAGGAAGTGGCCAGGCGCATGCTGGCGCGCTCGCGCGGCGACGCGCCGGGCAGCTTCACGGGCGGGCGCATCATCAACATCGCCTCGATGGCGGGGATCAAGGTGCTGCCGCAGATCGGCGCCTACTGCATGAGCAAGGCCGCCGTGGTGCAGATGACCCGCGCCATGGCCCTGGAGTGGGGGCGCTTCGGCATCAATGTGAACGCGCTGTGTCCGGGCTACATCGACACCGAGATCAACCACCACCACTGGGAGACCGAGCAGGGCCAGAAGCTCATGGCCATGCTGCCGCGCAAGCGCGTGGGCCAGCCGCAGGACCTGGATGCGCTCATCGTCATGCTCGCGAGCGACCAGAGCCACTTCGTGAACGGCGCCGTCATCGCCGCGGACGATGGTTTCGCGGTCTGA
- a CDS encoding electron transfer flavoprotein-ubiquinone oxidoreductase — translation MTNEEILAQYGPRESMEYDVVVVGGGPGGLATAIRLKQLAAEKGQDVSVVVLEKGSEPGAHILSGAIMDPKALTELIPDWKAKGAPLNQPVTDDAYIFLGQKSGFRVPNVFLPPFAQNHGNYIVRLGDVTKWMAEQAEALGVEIFPGFAAAEVLYNDDGSVKGVATGNMGIGKDGQPTGDFQLGMELHAKYTVFAEGARGHLGKQLIAKYRLDEGRDPQSFGIGVKELWEIDPKRHQPGFVMHTAGWPMESDTYGGAFLYHLDGNKIAIGFVTGLGYQNPYLSPFEEFQRWKTHPNIRYYFENEQGEITAKRLSYGARAINASGINALPKTIFPGGALVGCNAGYLNVGRIKGSHAAIKTGMLAAEAAYDAIVAGRQHDELTAYPKAFEESWLYTELNKDRNFKNWFKYGLTTATLMNGFEQFVLRGHIPWTLHRDKPDHAYLKPAAECKPIVYPKPDGKLTFDRLSSVFISNTNHAENQPAHLTLKDASVPVNINLAKYAGPEARYCPAGVYEFVPDEAQGGNAQRLQINAQNCVHCKTCDIKDPTQNIVWVTPEGGGGPNYSGM, via the coding sequence ATGACCAACGAAGAGATCCTTGCCCAATACGGCCCCCGCGAGTCCATGGAATACGATGTGGTGGTCGTGGGCGGCGGCCCCGGCGGCTTGGCCACGGCCATCCGCCTCAAGCAGCTGGCCGCCGAGAAGGGCCAGGACGTCTCGGTCGTGGTGCTCGAAAAGGGCTCCGAGCCCGGCGCGCACATCCTCTCGGGCGCCATCATGGACCCCAAGGCGCTCACCGAGCTGATCCCCGACTGGAAAGCCAAGGGCGCGCCCCTGAACCAGCCCGTGACCGACGACGCCTACATCTTCCTGGGCCAGAAATCGGGCTTCCGCGTACCCAACGTCTTCCTGCCGCCCTTCGCGCAGAACCACGGCAACTACATCGTGCGCCTGGGCGATGTGACCAAGTGGATGGCCGAGCAGGCCGAGGCCCTGGGCGTGGAAATTTTCCCCGGCTTCGCGGCCGCCGAGGTGCTCTACAACGACGACGGCTCCGTCAAGGGCGTGGCCACCGGCAACATGGGCATCGGCAAGGACGGCCAGCCCACGGGCGACTTCCAGCTCGGCATGGAACTGCACGCCAAATACACCGTGTTCGCCGAGGGCGCGCGCGGCCACCTGGGCAAGCAGCTGATCGCCAAGTACCGCCTGGACGAAGGCCGCGACCCGCAGAGCTTCGGCATCGGCGTGAAGGAGTTGTGGGAGATCGACCCCAAGCGCCACCAGCCCGGCTTCGTGATGCACACCGCCGGCTGGCCGATGGAGAGCGACACCTACGGCGGTGCCTTCCTGTACCACCTGGACGGCAACAAGATCGCCATCGGCTTCGTGACCGGCCTGGGCTACCAGAACCCCTACCTCAGCCCGTTCGAGGAATTCCAGCGCTGGAAGACCCATCCCAACATCCGCTACTACTTCGAGAACGAACAGGGCGAGATCACGGCCAAGCGCCTGTCGTATGGCGCGCGCGCCATCAACGCCAGCGGCATCAACGCGCTGCCCAAGACCATCTTCCCGGGCGGCGCGCTCGTGGGCTGCAACGCCGGCTACCTGAACGTGGGCCGCATCAAGGGCAGCCACGCCGCCATCAAGACCGGCATGCTGGCCGCCGAGGCCGCGTATGACGCCATCGTGGCCGGCCGCCAGCACGACGAGCTCACGGCCTACCCCAAGGCCTTCGAGGAAAGCTGGCTCTACACCGAGCTGAACAAGGACCGCAACTTCAAGAACTGGTTCAAGTACGGCCTGACCACGGCCACGCTGATGAACGGTTTCGAGCAGTTCGTGCTGCGCGGCCACATTCCCTGGACACTGCACCGCGACAAGCCCGACCACGCTTACCTGAAGCCCGCGGCCGAGTGCAAGCCCATCGTCTACCCCAAGCCCGATGGCAAGCTGACCTTCGACCGCCTCAGCAGCGTGTTCATCAGCAACACCAACCACGCCGAGAACCAGCCCGCCCACCTCACGCTCAAGGACGCGAGCGTGCCCGTCAACATCAACCTGGCCAAGTACGCGGGCCCCGAGGCGCGCTACTGCCCTGCCGGCGTGTACGAGTTCGTGCCCGACGAGGCCCAGGGCGGCAACGCCCAGCGCCTGCAGATCAACGCGCAGAACTGCGTGCACTGCAAGACCTGCGACATCAAGGACCCGACGCAGAACATCGTCTGGGTCACGCCCGAGGGCGGCGGCGGGCCGAACTACTCTGGCATGTAA
- a CDS encoding ABC transporter substrate-binding protein, translating into MKKLPWMSLGVVALAVAAVAPASAQQKSVAVTAIVEHPALDAVRDGVQAALKDAGYESGKNLKWQYQSAQGNTGTAAQIARKFVGDKPDAIVAIATPSAQAVIASTKTVPVVFSAVTDPVAAKLVSSWEPSKNNVTGVSDLLALDKQMDLVKQVVPNAKRVGMVYNPGEANSVVVVKALEKLLPTLGMTLVEAAAPRSVDVGSAARSLIGKVDVIYTNTDNNVVSAYESLVKVGQDAKIPLVASDTDSVKRGAIAAFGINYRDLGEQTGRMVVRILKGEKPGDIKPEVSTKMELFVNPGAAEKQGVKLSDALVKSAAQVVQ; encoded by the coding sequence ATGAAGAAGTTGCCATGGATGTCTTTGGGAGTCGTGGCCTTGGCCGTGGCGGCGGTGGCACCGGCCAGCGCACAACAGAAATCCGTGGCAGTGACGGCCATCGTGGAACACCCCGCGCTCGACGCAGTGCGCGACGGCGTGCAGGCCGCGCTCAAGGACGCGGGCTACGAATCGGGCAAGAACCTCAAGTGGCAGTACCAGAGCGCCCAGGGCAACACCGGCACGGCCGCGCAGATCGCGCGCAAGTTCGTGGGTGACAAGCCCGACGCCATCGTGGCCATCGCCACGCCTTCGGCCCAGGCCGTGATCGCCTCCACCAAGACCGTGCCCGTGGTCTTCTCGGCCGTGACCGACCCCGTGGCCGCCAAGCTCGTGTCGAGCTGGGAGCCCTCCAAGAACAACGTGACCGGCGTGTCCGACCTGCTCGCGCTCGACAAGCAGATGGACCTGGTCAAGCAGGTCGTGCCCAATGCCAAGCGCGTGGGCATGGTCTACAACCCCGGCGAAGCCAACTCGGTCGTCGTGGTCAAGGCCCTGGAAAAGCTCCTGCCCACGCTGGGCATGACGCTGGTGGAAGCCGCTGCGCCCCGCTCCGTGGACGTGGGCAGCGCCGCCCGCAGCCTGATCGGCAAGGTGGACGTGATCTACACCAACACCGACAACAACGTGGTCTCGGCCTACGAATCGCTCGTGAAGGTGGGCCAGGACGCCAAGATCCCGCTCGTGGCCTCGGACACCGACAGCGTCAAGCGCGGCGCCATCGCCGCCTTCGGCATCAACTACCGCGACCTGGGCGAGCAGACCGGCCGCATGGTGGTGCGCATCCTCAAGGGCGAGAAGCCCGGCGACATCAAGCCCGAGGTCAGCACCAAGATGGAACTGTTCGTGAACCCCGGCGCTGCCGAGAAGCAGGGCGTGAAGCTCTCCGACGCGCTGGTCAAGTCGGCCGCCCAAGTCGTCCAGTAA